The Portunus trituberculatus isolate SZX2019 chromosome 50, ASM1759143v1, whole genome shotgun sequence genome includes the window AATGTGTTCCAAGACCTCTATATGTGCACCCTAAAACCcacaaaaatcataaaatatTATATCCATATGTAGTTATTATATATGGATAATAAAGCACGTTAGGtacatagataaaataaaatcgaGAATAAAGCACAAGAATGagaattagaattaagagaaataaaaataatatatgtacTTACTCGCACTGTAGTGGTTCTGTTAGTTACCCTCCTCCTCAAAGCTGGAGGGGTCGTTGTCTTAACATTCTCTCTGAGGCAactctcgctccctccctcccatcctcaccACTGTGTACAAATAAAAGGGGTGTCAGTTGAACTGTTGAAAAAATGAGGGTTCAGTGGACTCCCATGCAAGGTGAGCGAATGAATGTGTACTTTGGATATTATAAAAGCAAAACAACTGATCCTACAGCAAAACTAGTTTAGTAAAAGGTGAATGTCGTTACAGGGAAATATTGTATAATGGTGAATCATATAAATGGGACTAACTGTACTAATTTGTAATATCAGTGCTGAATTTTAGTTTGCACTTGACACTAAAAATCTGCAGTCTTATTTAATTGAAGGCTTGTTACTTACAAGGTAATAAATTTTGTACTAGctatgtgaaaaaataatatgtttttcttttatatttccagtATAATGAGATCCAAGATTTGCAGGACGAGGATTTTTGCATCGTGTTTTTTGATGTGTCTTTGAGAGGGAATTACCAAGGCCGTGTGTATATTGTGCTCCTTGACCATGAAGGAAGGACTCGCCAGTTCAAGGCACTCTGTACAGGGCAACTTGGACCATCTTACGTGGGCACTCGCTTTTTAGAGGTTGCACGAAAGAATGGCCATGGAGAACAGATTTGGGGAGGTGATTATGAGAAAAATGACGGCACAGGAGGGGCAGCCTTACCCGGGATGGACCGAGGCAGAAAAAACAAGCAAGATGTGGTGGCAGGTCTTGTGGCAGGGTTCTACTTCACTGGTTATGGGCAAGATCACAGTCCCTCGCAGTTTGGAATATACACCAGAGACTGGCCAGGCTATATAGAAATGTCTTCCCTAGGAAAAGTGATTGGAGGAATGGATGTTATCAACACCATTGTCAGGTTTGACAATATCCAAGAAGCTTTTATCTCTGATTGTGGTCTTCTCTTGTACCACTAAAAATAAAGTCAGTGCCCttacacacttaaaaaaaaaaaaaaaaaaaaaattaaacatccGCATTAGGATGTTAACTCATCTTCAGTGTCATGCATGTGCTGTCTTAAGATAAATGGTTTTCCTTCTAAAGACAAGTTATGCTCATTATATACAATTACTTAACCACAGGATGTCTGCTGGCACTGCTATTGTGTCACCCATGGGACATAGGAAGTGCACATCAGAAGCCTCATGTACATGAACTTCAAGCTTTTAGGAACTAAATTAACAGTAAGGTtgtttcatcaatagaaaatgtacaAGTGTGTACAACATACCTTAAGATGTCAATGTgataacaaaatatatacatcTGTAAGATTGGGTTCACTGATATTTTCCACTTCTCctgtctattatttttctattgtgcCTCAAAACATATGAATATGTGTACATTCTTGCCGAGTTAATATCAGTTGTCAGTGTATTAACAGACACCACCCTTCATTTGCAAAAAAAACTGGTCAACACTTACAAACCTCATTATTTGGTGCTAACTTGGCATTGTGTGTAGTCCGCAGTGACCACTTCCTAGTAAATTGAAATATTTAAGAATAGGATACTTGTATATTGCAGCagtatttgtatatatttatacacACATGAATAGTTTATGTATTCTGTCTGAGCTACTGGGTGAGTAACTTCTCAGTTGCAAATGTCAAATTTGTATACAATGGCTGAAAGCTCACAACTTAGCATAGGTAATGTTTTGTAAGAATTTAGATGAGAGGCACACTgaaattttgtgttgtttggaGCTTTGAATTATTATTTGAGTTGATGAATTGTTAAACAATATGTTCAATACTCCTCTATAGTGGGTTGTAAATTCAGAATATTCTCCTCACCAAAAAATATGTTTGCAAGAAATTTCAAAATGAGTGTTTTCTACAGAGAATGGAACTGTAAATGTAGAGCAAACATAACCGAATCAAGGGGAGTGCTGGagcttcatcattattatatctgTAATCAGTCCTTTAATTCTCCCTTTCATGTACTTTTTGTACTCTTCACAGGCTTTTCTGATCTGTACATATAATGATAATCTTATGTCAACAGGTAATTGTTCCTAGGTAACCATAAGACAGTAAGTGACAGTACATTTTGACCCTTTGGTTGGACAGTGAGTaaaatcacccaaaacacatgatCTCTTTAAGAACAGATCAAATCAATTGAACTTGTTAGTGCCTGCCTGCATTGGTCTTGCTGATTTAAATAAACTTGGTGTCTGTCAAAGTTCACATTTCACAAAAATTTACTTAAATCATCATGAATAAAGGCAGCAGAAAACTTGAGTATTTCCTTTGTTGTAATGTCAAGAGGACTGTATTGGTGTGCTTTCTCTCATGATTGACACAGtaataatgtagaaagaaaaattttcaaaataCAATATTGATAAAAGAATCTGAGATAATCATGTTTTGAtcaggataaaaagaaagcatCAGAGATAACTGTAATTATTTAATCACAAGGCACTGATATATGTATGCAAATATCAAATGCATTTTGTTGAAACATTTCACATAAATGTATTTTGTTGAAACATTTTACATGAATTTAAATACTTTGATGTTAACTCATTAGACTCATTTATATACTTTGATGTTAACTCATTAGACTATTCCCAGTCTACTCACTGCTGAGAACTGGATGTCAGCAGCACTGTCTGGCTGGTGCCTGGATAAGATGGCAACTGCAGCTGATACTTTTCACTCAATTTGTGGGGCACAAAACGTCCTCCTAACACATGATAGCGACCTGCAATACATAGAAAATTGTATGACAGCATAAAAACAGAACTTCCTCTTAGTGTTTTGTCTACCATGAGCCATGGCATGAAGGAGAAATTTACTTTAGTCCACCAATTAACTAATGCACACTCCTATTGTGTATAAACAAAAGAATCTTGGtagcttatatttcttttccatataAGGTTTTATCAAATTATGTATTATTAGAATTTAATTAATACTTAACATAATCTtttatactacacacacacacacacacacacacacacacacacacacacacacacacacacacacacacacacacagcccggtagctcagtggttagagcgctggcttcacaagccagatgaccggggttcgattccccagccaggtggagatatttgggtgtgtctcctttcacgtagccctgttcacctagcagtgagtaggtacgggatgtaaatcgaggagttgtgaccttgttgtcccgtgtgtggtgtgtgcctggtctcagacctatcccaagatcggaaataatgagctctgagctcgttccgtagggtaacgtctgcctgtctcgtcagagactgcagcaaatcaaacagtgaattacacacacacacacactaaagactaaagaggaaaaagatctcagagtgatcatacaggaaaatctgagtgccgaaaaacacacaagcacgatacgtccaaggctggaatatgcagcagtggtatggtctccgagctctaaaaaggatataagaaaattggaaaggatacagaagattgatacaaagatggtgctggaattaaaggacctcacatatgaagaacgactgaaggaaatgggactgccaaccttattagacagaagagaatgtgggggacctaataacaatgtataagatagtaaatgatattgaaaagatagacaaagaaaacctggtactgttgacagaagatggaaggacaagaggacatgaaaggaacatcaggatgaggcagtgtgtgaagaatattggaagatacagttttccacacagaacttttaaaaaatggaatgcattggataattaagttgttacagcacataatgtgcataattttaaggaaaaattagataaatgaagatatggagacaggacactatgagccctgctcgaaccctgtacaatacaactaggtaaatacacatacacacacacactgtgtagtgtagtggttagcacactcagctcacaaccgagagtcCAGGTTTGAGTCTAGGAAAGcagtgaggcaaatggacaagcctcttaatgtgtaacccctgttcacctagcagtaaataggtacgggatgtacctcgaggggttgtggcctcactttcccggtgcatggaatgtgttgtggtctcagtcctacccaaagatcggtccatgagctctaagctcactccgtaatggggaaggctagctgggtgaccagcaggcaaccatggtgaattacactgtACTCTGCACATGCACATATAATACTCATACAGTTACAAACACATTACCATGAAGCTACAACTCTATCTTAAAGAATATTGGAGCACAAACCCTTAAAATGTTTAGCACACAGCTTGGGAGCAGTGAGGGAGACCAACATGTCTGGTGCTAAGGATGGAACATCAGTGGGTGGGCCGTCCTCCACATGCCAACCCGACGGTATGTCAATACTAATGACTGGCACTGTGGTCTATAAAGAGGGTTAACTGCTTATAACATGTGGTAAAATAATCCTGCACTATAATAAAAGATATATTAATAAAATACCATATGAAAACATGCAATCCCTGTACAATTTATGTGCAAACACAATCTTTATTCACTGATCCAATGACAACAGTGATGGCTTGGCAATGCTGTGAGGCAGGACATTTAACTGCTTTGTGAAGGAAATTAGCTGAGGAAACCTTGCATCAGTTATGAAACAAAAAGTACCTTTAGTTCAAGTATACTTCAGGTTAATCAACAAACAATTATATACATACTTGAGAAAGAGTTTCCAGGATGGGTGCAAAGAGTGGCCGTACAGGAGGTTTGAAGCTGAAGCCAAAGAGGGCATCCACAACCAAGCTATATTCTCTGCAATACAGATAAGTAGAATTATAATTTTCCTTGCTTATTTTGCATGTAACGCACAATTTATGGACATGAAAgaattcaggtcataggaaggaagaaatacaaaagcaagaagagttccagagtttaccagagaaggaatgaatgacttgagaatattggttaattcttgcattagagaagtgACAGAATATGGATAAGAGCAGACatcacaaagggaaacattcagtgaggtcacactGGCTTTAATTAAAGATAACTTCAAAAGAACCCTGATCCAGTGCTTTAGACTTCACAGGAATTAATCGTTATTTTAGCAAGTGTCTATGCCTCTTTTAGGTATATACTATGtatgaaaataaatgtacttaaTTACAATAGAAGAGTCAATAGTATAAACTTCAATGAGAAAGAATCACATTGATCATTACTCACTTGTCAAGAGTAGAAAGATCTGGCATTGCCTCAACAAAGGGTATATCATTCATGTGGCACTGCTTCACTAGGTTGTTGAAGAGTGGTTTGTCATTTGACTTGGGGTACAGGATGACTGGTGAAAAACCCATGATTTTCAGGTGTCTGGAGCACACAAGGCCATCTCCACCATTATTTCCAGGACCGCAGCACACCAGTACAGCTTTCCTCTGGTCTGGGCTGTATGTCTGGTTAATTACATACAGCAAATcagttctctctccctcaaaagGCATGAAGGTTCCAAAGTGATGAAATTCTAGTGATTACAAGTGCATTTACATCTTGTCTTACAGATCTTACTTACTCAAGAATATAAAGTATAGGCACATATTAAAAACAAACATCCTATAAGAGTCACTTCATACATCCCTCACATTTCTGATACACATAATGAATCATTTACAGATTTCCTGCTGGATTAcaatactttctttcttcttataatctttatttcatttgtctACAGAAGCTAAACACTCTATAAGGGACAaaagtagaaaacaaaacaattactATATTATTCTAAATACAGACATTGCCTTTCAAAACTTTAATAAACACAAGGTCACTGATGGCTTAAGGAATGGATAAAAGTGGCAGTTGTTTAAttcacatgtatttttttttattggaaatAAAAGGTGACTTTTGTAGCTGACAGCAAAAGTGTTACCCACCTCAGCAATGGCATGTGCACAGCTTAGTCCTGCCAGCTCCATCAGTTGGTTCACATTGAACTGATAATCACTGAACAGTTCTAAATCAATATTGATGGCATCCTGCTGGTTCAGGTACCGCACCGTTGCCATTGTTCGGGACACACGATGTTGAGATGGCTGGTGGCTGCTTAAATATAAAATCAATCTTTTACCAATAATTCAGAAATATAGTATATGTATTCAAGTTAAATGACAAGTCTTTCTTATAACTTTATCCCTTTCAAtgggtttcaagacacttattctcCATTATTGTACATATTTGATACTGCTATGTGGTTCTCTTCTGACAAAAACATTAaatttacacaaacacacacacaaatctatctgaatactgtatatatatatatatatatatatatatatatatatatatatatatatatatatatatatatatatatatatatatatatatatatatatatatatatatatatatatatatatatatatatatatatatatatatatatatatatatatatatatatagagagagagagagagagagagagagagagagagagagagagagagagagagagagataataataattcttacATATGGTTGTGGAGAAAAGGTAGAgagcgtgttgtgtgtgtagtgtgggtCAGCACTTTCTTGACCCTGGTGGCAAGCCTTGCCCCTCCAACATAAATGCTCGGCTTATGAAGGGCAAACATTCACAcctgatggaaaggaaaaaagactacCAACACTACCTTCTTTGGGGTGATATTCTGAAGACATGTGTGAATGCCATGATATAGGTACAGTAGAAAAGAGGTCCTATTCTTGACTTTTACCTATAATTATTGATAGAATTCTATTTTAGCTTGCATTTCTTCTGCTATGTGatccttctcgttttttttacCAATTACCATAAAAAGCACTGCAATTCTGGTGAATTTCTtcataaaaataacataacttaacctaacctaatctagccaGGGCTGGTTTCTGCTTCAGCATCCATCGACCCTCTAGCAATCAGTTATAAAACCATAGCAGACTACTACAGGCTACTGCAATAGTACGTGTGTGAATTAACACAAATATATCAGATGGGTGAGAGGAATGCAGTGCCGGGGGTAGGTGCCTGGGTGGTGGTACTGCGTGAGTTAGACCTGTGAGTCTGTTCAAATTTCATAGCGTTATCCAGGTTAAACATTAAATTTCACAGACACATAATACACTACCACGGGCACATAGAAGGCTACCTAGGCATGCAAGAGGTGTGCACAGGGTATAAGACCCAATTCTGCATATTATATAACTGTTGTCTGGCAATCTATCCACATATATCAACTAGAAAGGTAGATCAAAGCGTTACATTCTCATAAAATTTTCAACTCACCTCCGTTTGTAGCGTCTTGAGGAAAGTACTCGCCGTTCTGACTTCAGCTCTATCTGCACATCGTCCGACCCACTCCGCCACCGCCGCTTGTCTGTTTGTTGACATCGGCCTCAGCAGGTGAGCAGAGCACATGTCTCTGCGTACCTCTGTACGAGTATATTCCTTACTGTGTACCAAATGGGAACTGGGGCGGGGTAGCGGGACGGTGGGCGGTGGCATGTTTTCAAGTGACA containing:
- the LOC123499612 gene encoding uncharacterized protein LOC123499612, which translates into the protein MMECHVCLENYNEGKRLPRTLYCGHTICTQCLNQIMKHRPLRCPYCRTYHRGTVLCPSDLPLHEELIAKLAEEKEGHEQGNADDPLETNQLNVLKLREDVKKASIDGHSLWTLLPAQGGQTRHSRVSLFSNRLHLHALQDGEPPSGPQTVPYNEIQDLQDEDFCIVFFDVSLRGNYQGRVYIVLLDHEGRTRQFKALCTGQLGPSYVGTRFLEVARKNGHGEQIWGGDYEKNDGTGGAALPGMDRGRKNKQDVVAGLVAGFYFTGYGQDHSPSQFGIYTRDWPGYIEMSSLGKVIGGMDVINTIVRFDNIQEAFISDCGLLLYH
- the LOC123499614 gene encoding NAD(P)H-hydrate epimerase-like isoform X2, producing MFALHKPSIYVGGARLATRVKKVLTHTTHTTRSLPFLHNHIHQPSQHRVSRTMATVRYLNQQDAINIDLELFSDYQFNVNQLMELAGLSCAHAIAETYSPDQRKAVLVCCGPGNNGGDGLVCSRHLKIMGFSPVILYPKSNDKPLFNNLVKQCHMNDIPFVEAMPDLSTLDKEYSLVVDALFGFSFKPPVRPLFAPILETLSQTTVPVISIDIPSGWHVEDGPPTDVPSLAPDMLVSLTAPKLCAKHFKGRYHVLGGRFVPHKLSEKYQLQLPSYPGTSQTVLLTSSSQQ
- the LOC123499614 gene encoding NAD(P)H-hydrate epimerase-like isoform X1, whose product is MFALHKPSIYVGGARLATRVKKVLTHTTHTTRSLPFLHNHISHQPSQHRVSRTMATVRYLNQQDAINIDLELFSDYQFNVNQLMELAGLSCAHAIAETYSPDQRKAVLVCCGPGNNGGDGLVCSRHLKIMGFSPVILYPKSNDKPLFNNLVKQCHMNDIPFVEAMPDLSTLDKEYSLVVDALFGFSFKPPVRPLFAPILETLSQTTVPVISIDIPSGWHVEDGPPTDVPSLAPDMLVSLTAPKLCAKHFKGRYHVLGGRFVPHKLSEKYQLQLPSYPGTSQTVLLTSSSQQ
- the LOC123499614 gene encoding NAD(P)H-hydrate epimerase-like isoform X3, which produces MATVRYLNQQDAINIDLELFSDYQFNVNQLMELAGLSCAHAIAETYSPDQRKAVLVCCGPGNNGGDGLVCSRHLKIMGFSPVILYPKSNDKPLFNNLVKQCHMNDIPFVEAMPDLSTLDKEYSLVVDALFGFSFKPPVRPLFAPILETLSQTTVPVISIDIPSGWHVEDGPPTDVPSLAPDMLVSLTAPKLCAKHFKGRYHVLGGRFVPHKLSEKYQLQLPSYPGTSQTVLLTSSSQQ